One window from the genome of Amaranthus tricolor cultivar Red isolate AtriRed21 chromosome 9, ASM2621246v1, whole genome shotgun sequence encodes:
- the LOC130823348 gene encoding uncharacterized protein LOC130823348, with amino-acid sequence MIEIYHDAMGICKNFEFLDVFITFTCNSQWPEITRFVQSRGIHSEDRPDILSRVFKIKLDNLVKDLKKERWFGRVIASVYGIEFQKRGLLHAHMVLFLDRDDKISNPTDIDKFISAELPDKDKDPSLYALVTNLMIHGPCGSSNPKSPCMKGNNCSKFYPKRFNEKTYVDEEGYPCYKRLNDGATCVKNGVVLDNRNRDNGNEDDVDEIQEYYNYKYVSASEASWRILGFEIHHRTPSVERLSFHLPGEHTVVFNDDDIIDNVMSKPLNKRSMFMVWMECNKKYHDTASLLYSEFPRNYVWQRKDKIWIPRKRGFTIEIRTVNGVVHPTFKDACYAMGLLDDDKEYIDGITKASFWEDQLKNYALCEIKEILQNIGTSLLNICSEMCQSDIFNKDGHNKLIMEELNYDKESLKAKLQSLIPLITEEQTMIYNEINGVERKEGGAYFLYGQGGTGKTFMWRILCACFRSKGEIVLLVASSGIAPLLLPKGRTAHSRFGIPITVNEDSMCRGIEPNSPMADLIKRTKLIIWDEAPMTHKHCFEALDRSLHDVILCPNGKSSELSFGGKVVVFGGDFRQVLPVIPKGTRQDIVFAALNSSKIWNDCKVLRLTKNMRLSPRLANVDELREFADRILKVGDGKLGGPNNGEALIDIPEDLLISDTSEPMATIVDCIYPGIREAPTNEIVDNVKEHVLSLFPGEEMTYLSSDSISRADGNYDIDNDVFSIEFLNSIRASGVPNHRLVLKFGAPIMMLKNLDQSSRLCKGTHLLVDHLGDRVIQATVISGLTLAIGFSFQGLQLHRQISLKSQLLFKEGNFLYRYVLQ; translated from the exons ATGATAGAGATATATCATGATGCTATGGGTATATGCAAGAATTTTGAATTTCTGGATGTATTTATTACATTTACATGTAACTCACAGTGGCCAGAAATCACCCGTTTTGTTCAGTCAAGAGGTATCCACTCAGAAGATAGACCGGATATATTATCCCGAGTGTTTAAAATAAAGCTAGACAATTTGGTGAAAGATCTCAAAAAGGAACGTTGGTTCGGAAGAGTAATTGCAT CGGTATATGGTATTGAATTCCAAAAGAGAGGGCTTCTTCATGCTCATATGGTATTGTTCTTAGACCGAGATGacaagatttcaaatccaactGATATTGACAAATTCATATCTGCAGAATTGCCTGACAAGGACAAAGATCCTTCGTTGTATGCTTTGGTTACAAATTTAATGATACATGGGCCATGTGGATCATCGAACCCAAAATCCCCCTGCATGAAAGGTAATAATTGTTCAAAATTTTATCCTAAGAGGTTTAATGAAAAAACATATGTCGATGAGGAAGGTTATCCATGTTATAAGAGATTGAACGATGGTGCAACATGTGTCAAAAATGGCGTTGTATTGGATAATAGAAAT AGAGATAATGGAAATGAAGATGATGTTGATGAGATTCAAGAATATTATAATTACAAATATGTGTCCGCAAGTGAAGCTTCTTGGCGCATCTTAGGATTTGAAATACATCATCGGACTCCATCTGTGGAGAGGCTTAGTTTCCATTTGCCAGGTGAACATACAGTGGTGTTCAATGATGATGACATAATCGATAATGTTATGTCTAAGCCTTTGAATAAGAGATCAATGTTCATGGTATGGATGGAGTGTAACAAAAAATACCATGATACTGCAAGTCTTTTATACAGTGAATTCCCAAGGAATTATGTGTGGCAAAGAAAAGATAAGATATGGATTCCACGTAAACGAGGATTCACAATAG AAATTCGAACTGTTAATGGAGTCGTACATCCTACTTTTAAGGATGCTTGCTATGCTATGGGCTTGCTCGATGATGACAAAGAATACATTGATGGAATTACCAAAGCAAGCTTCTGGG AGGATCAGTTAAAGAACTATGCTCTATGTGAAATTAAGGAGATACTTCAAAACATTGGTACTTCTCTATTGAACATATGTTCTGAAATGTGCCAAAGTGATATTTTTAATAAAGATGGTCATAATAAGCTAATCATGGAAGAACTTAATTATGATAAGGAATCATTGAAAGCCAAACTGCAAAGTTTAATTCCATTGATAACTGAAGAGCAAACCATGATATACAATGAAATTAATGGGGTTGAAAGAAAGGAGGGAGGTGCATATTTCCTCTATGGGCAGGGTGGAACTGGTAAGACATTTATGTGGAGGATTTTATGTGCGTGTTTTAGATCAAAGGGTGAAATTGTCCTTCTTGTTGCCTCGAGTGGTATAGCACCTTTGTTACTTCCAAAGGGAAGAACTGCACATTCAAGATTTGGAATTCCAATCACTGTTAATGAAGATTCAATGTGTAGAGGCATAGAACCTAATAGTCCAATGGCAGATCTCATTAAAAGAACTaagctaattatatgggatGAGGCTCCAATGACTCACAAGCATTGTTTTGAAGCTCTTGATAGAAGTTTACATGATGTCATTCTTTGCCCCAATGGTAAATCATCTGAATTAAGCTTTGGAGGCAAAGTTGTTGTCTTTGGTGGTGATTTTAGGCAAGTATTGCCAGTAATCCCAAAGGGTACAAGACAAGATATTGTCTTCGCTGCCCTAAACTCTTCAAAGATTTGGAATGATTGCAAGGTGTTGCGGCTTACAAAGAACATGAGATTAAGTCCAAGATTAGCCAATGTTGATGAACTCCGAGAATTTGCAGATCGGATTCTAAAAGTTGGGGATGGAAAGCTAGGAGGACCTAACAATGGAGAGGCTTTAATTGATATACCTGAAGACCTCTTAATAAGCGATACATCTGAACCAATGGCTACAATTGTTGATTGTATATATCCTGGAATTCGTGAAG CACCAACAAATGAGATTGTTGATAATGTCAAGGAACATGTATTGTCTCTTTTTCCCGGAGAAGAGATGACGTACTTAAGTTCAGATTCAATAAGCAGAGCTGACGGTAACTATGATATCGACAATGATGTATTTTCTATTGAATTTCTCAATTCAATACGCGCTTCAGGTGTTCCAAACCATAGATTAGTGTTGAAATTTGGGGCTCCAATAATGATGCTCAAAAATTTAGATCAGTCATCAAGATTATGCAAAGGTACACACTTATTGGTTGATCATCTAGGCGATCGCGTTATACAAGCAACTGTTATATCTGGTCTAACATTGGCTATAGGGTTTTCATTCCAAGGATTACAATTACACCGTCAGATATCTCTAAAATCCCAGTTGCTCTTCAAAGAAGGCAATTTCCTGTATCGTTATGTTTTGCAATGA